A stretch of DNA from Bacteroidales bacterium:
CCATAGCTCCTTCAAAATTGCTCATCATCAATATATCCGAAAAGGCTTTCACCATCGGATTGGTAATATCATTCGCAAATCCCCAGAGTGCGAAACAGAAGGTGATCAGTATAAACGGAATTACATATGATGTCCCGTCTGCACCGATCAACAGTGATGATTTTTTTGTATTTTTTTCTGTCATATAAATAATTTGTAAAGTTTATCCGTTGATAAAATCATAGAGACTTTTTCCGGTTTTCCGGAAAAAGTCTCTAAATATAATCAATTATTTATATAGTGGGCCATAATTTTTGCAGGCACGATAATCAGCACCTTCGGCATCCATTCCGAACGAATTCCATGCGCTCGGGCGGAAAATGTCTTTGCCGTCCACGTTATGCATGCATACGGGTATACGTAACATAGAGGCCAATGTGATCAGATCGGCACCAATGTGTCCGTAACTGAACGAACCATGATTGGCGCCCCAGTTATTCATAACCGAATATACATCCTTGAATGCTCCTTCACCGGTCAGTCGTGGTGCAAACCAGGTAGTCGGCCAACCCGGATCGGTACGATCGTCGATGGTCTTGTACACATCTTCGGGAAGATCGACACTCCAGCCTTCGGCAAGTTGTAGTACAGGTCCTAAACCCTTTACCAGGTTCAAACGTAACATGGTGACAGGCATTCCCCCTTTGGTCAGGAATTTCGAGGAATAACCGCCTCCACGGAAATATTCCTGGTTGGCAGGCATCCAGGTAGTCGCATCCAGGCATTCTTTTGCTTCTCCTTCGGAAATCTCCCAGGATGGTTTCATGACGGGTTTTCCGTCTCTTTTCTGGCGGCCGCTGCCGTCGAGCGATGCCGAACCGGAATTGATCAGATGGATGATTCCGTTGGCAGCTTGTCCTTCAAGTGTCTTACCGGTGACCCGTTTTACTGCTTCCGGACTCCAGTAAGTACGTACATCAGCGAAAACCTGTGCGGTATTGGTCAATAAATGGCCAAAGAGCATGGCCACACCATTCAGGCAATCATTTTCAGTGGCAACAACAAAAGCCTGGCGGATACCGTTCCAATCAAAAGAAGAATTAAGAATGGCTTCGGCAAAATCACCGTTCGGCATGTGGTCTGTCCATTGACGCTGTCCCTGGAAACCGGAAGCAATGGCATTGTGACCGTTCGATTCTTCTTTAAAGCCCATTTCCAAAAGTTTCGGGTTGCCGGTCATCAGGTCACGGATAATGATGGTCATCTTCACCACATATTCCCATAATGCGTCTTTTTCTGCCCTATTCTTCTGTATCTCGGGTTTGTTACCATCCTTGCCTTCTTTACAGTTGGCCTTGGTCCACTCTAAAGCTTTTTTGTACTCATCCTTATCATAGATACCTTCGTTTACACGGCGGATGATCTCAGACATATCTACGTATTCATTACGCATACCGAGGTATTCCTGGAAGAAGTCGGGATTCACCATGGAACCGGCAATACCCATAGATACCGATCCGATGGAAAGATATGATTTTCCACGCATGGTAGCCACAGCTAAAGCTGCTTTGGCAAAGCGGATCAGTTTTTCTTTAACATCTGCCGGGATACTGCTATCACTCGAATCCTGAACATCGCGACCATAAATGCCGAAGGCAGGCAATCCTTTCTGGGTATGTCCGGCCAGAGCCGCAGCCAGATACACTGCACCGGGACGTTCAGTCCCGTTAAATCCCCAGATAGCCTTGATCGTGTGCGGATTCATATCAATGGTTTCTCCTCCGTAGCACCAGCAAGGTGTAACCGTAATTGTGATCTGTACGCATTCACGTTCAAATTT
This window harbors:
- a CDS encoding L-fucose isomerase translates to KFERECVQITITVTPCWCYGGETIDMNPHTIKAIWGFNGTERPGAVYLAAALAGHTQKGLPAFGIYGRDVQDSSDSSIPADVKEKLIRFAKAALAVATMRGKSYLSIGSVSMGIAGSMVNPDFFQEYLGMRNEYVDMSEIIRRVNEGIYDKDEYKKALEWTKANCKEGKDGNKPEIQKNRAEKDALWEYVVKMTIIIRDLMTGNPKLLEMGFKEESNGHNAIASGFQGQRQWTDHMPNGDFAEAILNSSFDWNGIRQAFVVATENDCLNGVAMLFGHLLTNTAQVFADVRTYWSPEAVKRVTGKTLEGQAANGIIHLINSGSASLDGSGRQKRDGKPVMKPSWEISEGEAKECLDATTWMPANQEYFRGGGYSSKFLTKGGMPVTMLRLNLVKGLGPVLQLAEGWSVDLPEDVYKTIDDRTDPGWPTTWFAPRLTGEGAFKDVYSVMNNWGANHGSFSYGHIGADLITLASMLRIPVCMHNVDGKDIFRPSAWNSFGMDAEGADYRACKNYGPLYK